AGGATATTTATCCTAATCTCTTTTTTTAATTAAATATGGTGATTTAATGGGAATAGAAGAGAAAATTAAAGATATTGAGGATGAAATTCAAAAGACACCATATAACAAGGCTACTTCTCACCATATTGGTAAACTCAAAGCTAAACTTTCTAAATTAAAAGAAGAATCTATTCAAAGAAGTAGTTCTGGAACAAAAGGTCAAGGATTTCATGTGAAGAAATCTGGTGATGCTACTGTGGTTCTTGTTGGATTTCCTTCTGTTGGTAAATCTACTCTTTTAAATGAGCTTACTAATGCTGAAAGTAAAGTTGGAGCTTATCAATTTACTACTTTAGATATTGTTCCGGGGGTTATGGAGTATAAAAATGCTAAAATACAAGTTTTTGATATTCCGGGAATTATTACTGGAGCAAGTACTGGTAAAGGTAGGGGAAGAGAAATTTTATCTGTAGCTAGGACTGCTGAATTGATTGTAGTTGTTTTAGATGTTTTAAATCCACAACATTTAGATGTTATCTTAAAAGAATTAAGAAATATTGGTATTAGACCAAATGAAAGACCTCCTGATGTAACTGTAAATAGAAGGAGAACTGGTGGTATTCATGTATCTTCAACAGTTCCACTTACACATTTGGATGAAAAAACTATTAGGTCTATTATAAATGAGTATGGTATGCATAATGCAGATGTGCTTTTTAGAGATGATGTAACAATAGATCAATTTATTGATGTTTTGGATAGGAATAAATCATATGTTCCAATGTTAATTTTATTAAATAAGGTTGACCTTGTAGATAAAACATATCTCGAAGAAATGAAAAAACAACTTCCAGAGTTTATACCAATTTCAGCTGATAAAAAATTGAATATCGATAATCTTAAAGAAACAATATTTGAAAATTTAAACCTTGTTCGTGTTTATCTTAAACCACAAGGAAGAAAAGCAGATATGAATGATCCTTTAGTTATTAAAAAAGGTTCAACAGTTATTGATGCTTGTGATAAATTACATAAAGAATTTGTAAGGAATTTCCGCCATGCTAAGATATGGGGAACTTCTGTTAAATTTCCTGGTCAAAAAGTTGGACCTGATCATGTTTTAGAAGATGAGGATGTTTTAAGAATTATCCTTAAAAAATAGGCTGTGAGTAATATGAATCAAGTTATTTTTATAAGTGGTACTCCATGTGTTGGAAAAACTACTGTAGCTAATGAACTTTCTCAAAGATTAGGTGCTAATTTAATACGAGTAAATGAATTAGCTATTAATAAAGATTTAGTTTTGGGGATTGATGATAAAAAGGGTTATAAAATTATTGATGTTGATAAATTAAATGGAGTTTTAGGAGAAATCATTGATAAACTTGATTCAGATAACTTACTTATTGTGGAAGGTCATTTGTCTCATTTGTGCTTAGGTGCAGATAAAGTAATAATTTTGAGAGTTCATCCAGATATTTTAAAAGAAAGATTAAGTAGCAGAAATTATTCTGAGTCTAAAATTAGAGAAAATTTAGAAGCAGAGGCATTAGATGTGTGTGGTGCTGAAGCTTATGATACTTATTTAGATGATGTAATTGAGATAAATGCTGGTGATTTAACGATTGATGAAATAATTAATCAAATAGTTGATGTTATTTTTGATAAAAAAGAGCACGCATTTGATGAGATTAATTTCATGGATTGGTTGGTTGGTATTTAAGGAATATGGGGAAGAATTTTGTTTAGTATTTTAAAAAAAGTTAAGACATTATTTAGAATAAATAATGTGCTTTTACTAAGTGTACAATTTCTTTTGCTTCTTCAGCTTGACTTTCAGGTACTTTAAAAGATAATGGTGCACTGTAAGCTGCGCCTTCAGCTGTAACTACTGTATTATGGGATACTCCAATTTTAATATCTACATCCATATCTAAAGTTCCAGCAGTTTCAAAAGAAATAGTTTTAATAGTGTCACGTGGGAAGAATTTAACTTCTACTTTTTTACCAGTTATTCCTTGAACATCTACTTCATAAATTCCGTAATTAGTTAATATTATTTGGTCTCTTATAAATTGATATGATTGGATTACTTCTTCATCTTCAAAAAAGAATTCACTTACATAATCCTTGTCCATTTCGTCACTTACATCGCCATAGCCAATAACTTTATCTAAAAATGCCATAGTTTTTCACCTTGTATTACTATTGATAATAATAGTATTTAATATTTTAAATATATGGGATAATAGTTCGTTTTAACATAACCTTTATAAATATAGAAAAACAGATTTATTTTTAATATTCATATTAACCTAAGGTTATTTTAACTATGGTTTTTGTTTTAATATGCGCAAATCATTTTAATTCAATTTTTGAATATTATATCCTAATTTGATAGTTATTATTATAATTATGAGGAGGATATCTTTGAGTAGAGGAAAAAGACCAAAGTGGATGACTGATATAGCTATTGAACGTATGAATATTCTTTTTGAACGTGCTGAATTAGAATTTGAGAAGCACCCTGAAAGAAGTAATCGTTATGTTGTTTTAGCTAAAAAATTGTCTACTAAGTATAATACTAAAATTCCTGATGAATGGTCAAGAAGGTATTGTAAAAAGTGTAATAAATTTCTCTACCCTGGTCACAACACTACAGTCCGGCTAGTTAACGAAGAAGTTAATATTTTATGTGGTGAGTGTGGTCATGTTATGAAAATTCCTTATCATAAGGAGAAAAAAGATAAAAGGAGAGCTAAATATGAGTCAATCAAAGAAAGAAATGATGAATAGAGCTCTTTCCGCTATGACAATGAATATTGGTAAAGCTGGTGTTAATGACAATGTCATTGAAGAAATTAAACGCCAACTTAAAGCTAATGAAATTGTTAAACTTAAATTTGCAAAAAATATCGCTAAAAATAAAGATGATTACATAGATGACATTGTTCAAAAAACTAGATCTAAACTTATCGATGTTAGAGGAAATGTCGCAATCATCTATAAAAAAAAGCCTTAAAAAACATTGCTTAAATTTAGAGTTACAGGCCCTATTTTTATTAGGTCTTAAATTTACAGTTGATTATGAGGACAATTATTTAAAATTAAATATTGGAGAATTAATATGACTACTGTATTTGATGTACCTGCAGATTTATTAATTAAAAAAGTCGCAGAAGAATTTAAAAACAATGATAAAATCAATTCCCCTGCATGGTCCAATTTTGTAAAAACTGGTGTTCACAAAGAAAGAAAACCTGAAGATGTCGACTGGTGGTATACCAGATGCGCATCTATCATTAGAAGAGTGTACATGGATGGACCTGTAGGAGTTATGAGTTTAAGAACTTTCTACGGTGGTAAAAAAGACCGTGGAGTAACTCCTGAAGTATTCAGAAAAGGTAGTGGAGCAATCATTAGGAATGCACTACACCAATTAGAAGATGCAGGATATGTTGAAAAAGTTGTAGGTGGAAGAGTTGTTACTCCAGCAGGAAGATCATTCTTAGACAAAATTTCTGCTGAAATCATTAAGGATATTCCTAATCTTGCAAAATATTAATTAAATTATTTGGAGAGTTTGATATGAGTGATCTTGATGAAATTCGTCGTAAAAGAATGGCGGAATTAGAAGCTCAACAAGCTGCTGCACAAGGTCAAATGCAACAACAAGCACAACAACAAATGCAACAGCAAGAAGCTAAAAGACAATTTGAGGAACAAAAGAAAGCTTTAATAGCTCAAATATTAACTGTTGAAGCACGTTCTAGATTAGCTAACCTTAAATTGACTAAACCTGAGCTTGTTAATCAAATTGAAATTCAATTAATCCAATCTGCTCAAGCTGGTAGTTTAAGAGGTAAAGTAACTGATGATCAGTTAAAAGTACTCTTAAAACAAATAGCTGGTCAGAAAAGGGAAATTAAAATTACAAGGAAATAATATTGATGAAAGCTTGTGTATTATATAGTGGAGGTAAAGACAGTTCTTTTATGGCTGTTATGCTTAAAAGACTTGGTCTTGATGTAGAGTTGTGTAGTGCCAATTTTGGTGTTTATGATTCTTATATTCCAGCAAGCCTTTCAGCTAAATCTCTTGGGTTTGATCATAAAGTTCTTAATTTGGATATTGAACTTTTAGATAAAACTTGTGACATGATTATGAAAGATGGATTTCCAAATGATGGAATTAAATTCATTCATGAAAATGTTATTGAAGAGGTTTCAGATAAGTATGATATTATAGCCGATGGAACTAGAAGGGATGATAGAACTCCTAAACTTAATATAAATCAAATTAAAAGTCTTGAAGATAGAAAAGATGTTCAATATATTAATTTGGATAGTTTTGGTTATAAAACAATTAAGTTAATAACATCTAATTTATTTGAAATATCTCATGAAAAAAGCAACAAGGACAATAGTTCTGATTATGAGGTGGAAATAAGAACTTTAATTGATGAAAAAGGAGGGAATTCGTTAGATATTTTCCCTGAGCATTATCAAACTCGTGTTACTGGGTATAAAAAATAATTATTATTATATAGGTGAGAAAATGAGTAGAAATAAACCATTAGCTAAAAAATTAAGAATGGCAAAAGCAAATAAACAAAACAGAAGAATTCCAATCTGGGCTTATGCTAAAACTAATCGTAAACTTAGATACAGACCTAAACCTAGACATTGGAGAAGAAACAGTCTTAAATTATAAGGGGGATTTTTCATGGAAAGAGTTTATACAATTCCACTTAGAGATGTAAAAAAAGTCAAAAGGACTATTAGAGCTCCTAGAGCTATCAGAGAAGTACAAAACTTCTTATTCAAACACATGAAAGCTGAAGAAGTAAAGCTTGATGAATCTATTAATCATGAAATTTGGGCAAGAGGTATTCAAAAAATACCTTCTAAAATTACTGTAAAAGCAGTTAAAGATGATGATGGCGTAGTAGAAGCTACTT
The uncultured Methanobrevibacter sp. genome window above contains:
- a CDS encoding GTP-binding protein, which codes for MGIEEKIKDIEDEIQKTPYNKATSHHIGKLKAKLSKLKEESIQRSSSGTKGQGFHVKKSGDATVVLVGFPSVGKSTLLNELTNAESKVGAYQFTTLDIVPGVMEYKNAKIQVFDIPGIITGASTGKGRGREILSVARTAELIVVVLDVLNPQHLDVILKELRNIGIRPNERPPDVTVNRRRTGGIHVSSTVPLTHLDEKTIRSIINEYGMHNADVLFRDDVTIDQFIDVLDRNKSYVPMLILLNKVDLVDKTYLEEMKKQLPEFIPISADKKLNIDNLKETIFENLNLVRVYLKPQGRKADMNDPLVIKKGSTVIDACDKLHKEFVRNFRHAKIWGTSVKFPGQKVGPDHVLEDEDVLRIILKK
- a CDS encoding adenylate kinase family protein — translated: MNQVIFISGTPCVGKTTVANELSQRLGANLIRVNELAINKDLVLGIDDKKGYKIIDVDKLNGVLGEIIDKLDSDNLLIVEGHLSHLCLGADKVIILRVHPDILKERLSSRNYSESKIRENLEAEALDVCGAEAYDTYLDDVIEINAGDLTIDEIINQIVDVIFDKKEHAFDEINFMDWLVGI
- a CDS encoding PH domain-containing protein, with translation MAFLDKVIGYGDVSDEMDKDYVSEFFFEDEEVIQSYQFIRDQIILTNYGIYEVDVQGITGKKVEVKFFPRDTIKTISFETAGTLDMDVDIKIGVSHNTVVTAEGAAYSAPLSFKVPESQAEEAKEIVHLVKAHYLF
- a CDS encoding ribonuclease P protein component 4, with translation MSRGKRPKWMTDIAIERMNILFERAELEFEKHPERSNRYVVLAKKLSTKYNTKIPDEWSRRYCKKCNKFLYPGHNTTVRLVNEEVNILCGECGHVMKIPYHKEKKDKRRAKYESIKERNDE
- a CDS encoding YhbY family RNA-binding protein; the encoded protein is MSQSKKEMMNRALSAMTMNIGKAGVNDNVIEEIKRQLKANEIVKLKFAKNIAKNKDDYIDDIVQKTRSKLIDVRGNVAIIYKKKP
- a CDS encoding 30S ribosomal protein S19e, translating into MTTVFDVPADLLIKKVAEEFKNNDKINSPAWSNFVKTGVHKERKPEDVDWWYTRCASIIRRVYMDGPVGVMSLRTFYGGKKDRGVTPEVFRKGSGAIIRNALHQLEDAGYVEKVVGGRVVTPAGRSFLDKISAEIIKDIPNLAKY
- a CDS encoding DNA-binding protein, giving the protein MSDLDEIRRKRMAELEAQQAAAQGQMQQQAQQQMQQQEAKRQFEEQKKALIAQILTVEARSRLANLKLTKPELVNQIEIQLIQSAQAGSLRGKVTDDQLKVLLKQIAGQKREIKITRK
- a CDS encoding 50S ribosomal protein L39e; translated protein: MSRNKPLAKKLRMAKANKQNRRIPIWAYAKTNRKLRYRPKPRHWRRNSLKL
- a CDS encoding 50S ribosomal protein L31e; protein product: MERVYTIPLRDVKKVKRTIRAPRAIREVQNFLFKHMKAEEVKLDESINHEIWARGIQKIPSKITVKAVKDDDGVVEATLAE